The Sorex araneus isolate mSorAra2 chromosome 5, mSorAra2.pri, whole genome shotgun sequence genome has a segment encoding these proteins:
- the ADGRB2 gene encoding adhesion G protein-coupled receptor B2 isoform X9 — MTPACPLLLSVILSLRLAAAFDPAPSACSALASGVLYGAFSLQDLFPTIASGCSWTLENPDPTKYSLYLRFNRQEQVCAHFAPRLLPLDHYLVNFTCLRPSPDEAVAQEGAEVGQPEEEEVAVGLELCGGSGPFTFLHFDKNFVQLCLSAEPSEAPRLLAPAALAFRFVEVLLINNNNSSQFTCGVLCRWSEECGRSAGRACGFAQPGCSCPGEAGAGAAAAATTTTTTPPGPPAAHTLSNALVPGGPAPPAEADLHSGSSNDLFTTEMRYGEEPEEEPKVKTQWPRSADEPGLYMAQTGDPAAEEWSPWSVCSLTCGQGLQVRTRSCVSSPYGTLCSGPLRETRACNNSATCPVEGQWLEWGPWGPCSASCANGTQQRSRKCSVAGPAWATCSGSVTDTRECSGLECPATDGKWGPWNSWSLCSKTCDTGWQRRFRMCQATGAQGHPCEGTGEEVKPCSEKRCPAFHEMCRDEHVMLMTWKKAAAGEIIYNKCPPNASGSASRRCLLSAQGVAYWGLPSFARCISHEYRYLYLSLREHLAKGQRMLAGEGMSQVVRSLQELLARRTYYSGDLLFSVDILRNVTDTFKRATYVPSADDVQRFFQVVSFMVDAENKDKWDDAQQVSPGSVHLLRVVEDFIHLVGDALKAFQSSLIVTDNLVISIQREPISAVSSDITFPMRGRRGMKDWVRHSEDRLFLPREVLSLSPPGKPTATGAAGSPGRGRGPGTVPPGPGHSHQRLLPADPEESSSYFVIGAVLYRTLGLILPPPRPPLAVTSRVMTVTVRPPTQPPAEPLITVELSYIINGTTDPHCASWDYSKADASAGDWDTESCQTLETQAAHTRCQCHRPSTFAVLAQPPKDLTLELAGSPSVPLVIGCAVSCMALLTLLAIYAAFWRFIKSERSIILLNFCLSILASNILILVGQSRVLSKGVCTMTAAFLHFFFLSSFCWVLTEAWQSYLAVIGRMRTRLVRKRFLCLGWGLPALVVAVSVGFTRTKGYGTASYCWLSLEGGLLYAFVGPAAVIVLVNMLIGIIVFNKLMARDGISDKSKKQRAGSERCPWASLLLPCSACGVVPSPLLSSASARNAMASLWSSCVVLPLLALTWMSAVLAMTDRRSVLFQALFAVFNSAQGFVITAVHCFLRREVQDVVKCQMGVCRADESEDSPDSCKNGQLQILSDFEKDVDLACQTVLFKEVSTCNPSTITGTLSRLSLDEDEEPKSCLVGPEGNLSFSPLPGNILVPLAASPGLGEPPPPQETNPVYMCGEGGLRQLDLTWLRPTEPGSEGDYMVLPRRTLSLQPGAGAAGPEEPPPRARPEGTPRRAAKTLTHAEAYPSFLSADHPGLGLGPAYGSLQNPYGMTFQPPPPTPSPRQVPEPGERSRTMPRTVPGPTMKLGSLERKKLRYSDLDFEKVMHTRKRHSELYHELNQKFHTFDRYRGPSTAKPLLQREKQWTVASGGAAQRSVSGEKPSPGERPSLSQQRRQQSWSTFKSMTLGSLPPKPRERLALHRAAAWEPAEPPDSDFQTEV, encoded by the exons gagggggcagaggtggggcagccagaggaggaggaggtggccgTGGGCCTGGAGCTGTGCGGGGGCTCGGGCCCCTTCACCTTCCTGCACTTCGACAAGAACTTCGTGCAGCTGTGCCTGTCCGCCGAGCCCTCGGAGGCCCCGCGGCTCCTGGCGCCCGCGGCCCTGGCCTTCCGCTTCGTGGAGGTCCTgctcatcaacaacaacaactccAGCCAGTTCACCTGCGGGGTGCTCTGCCGCTGGAGCGAGGAGTGTGGCCGCTCCGCGGGCCGGGCCTGTGGCTTCGCCCAGCCTGGCTGCAGCTGCCCCGGAGAGGCCGGAGCCGGcgctgccgccgctgccaccaccaccaccaccacacctccAGGTCCGCCTGCGGCCCATACCCTGTCCAATGCCCTGGTGCCCGGGGGGCCAGCCCCACCTGCGGAGGCCGATTTGCACTCGGGGAGCAGCAATGACCTGTTCACCACCGAGATGAGATATG GTGAGGAGCCGGAAGAGGAACCGAAGGTGAAAACCCAGTGGCCAAGGTCTGCAGATGAGCCCGGGTTATACATGGCACAGACAG GCGACCCCGCGGCCGAGGAGTGGTCCCCGTGGAGTGTGTGTTCCCTGACGTGTGGGCAGGGACTGCAGGTGCGCACCCGCTCCTGCGTGTCCTCCCCCTATGGGACCCTGTGCAGCGGGCCCCTGCGGGAGACTCGGGCCTGCAACAATTCAGCCACCTGCCCAG TGGAAGGCCAGTGGCTAGAATGGGGTCCCTGGGGCCCGTGTTCTGCATCCTGTGCCAACGGTACCCAGCAGCGCAGCCGGAAATGCAGTGTGGCGGGCCCGGCCTGGGCCACGTGTTCCGGCTCCGTCACCGACACCCGTGAGTGCAGCGGCCTTGAGTGTCCAG CCACAGACGGCAAGTGGGGGCCATGGAACTCCTGGAGCCTGTGCTCCAAGACGTGCGACACCGGCTGGCAGCGCCGCTTCCGCATGTGCCAGGCCACGGGCGCGCAGGGCCACCCCTGCGAGGGTACGGGCGAGGAGGTGAAGCCCTGCAGTGAGAAGAGGTGTCCAG CCTTCCACGAGATGTGCAGGGACGAGCACGTGATGCTGATGACGTGGAAGAAGGCGGCTGCTGGCGAGATTATCTACAACAAGTGCCCCCCGAACGCCTCAG GGTCTGCCAGCCGCCGCTGCCTCCTCAGCGCCCAGGGAGTGGCATACTGGGGGCTGCCCAGCTTTGCCCGCTGCATCTCCCATGAGTACCGCTACCTGTATCTGTCC CTCCGGGAGCACCTGGCCAAGGGGCAGCGCATGCTGGCGGGGGAGGGCATGTCGCAGGTGGTGCGCAGTCTGCAGGAGCTGCTGGCCCGGCGCACCTACTACAGTGGGGACCTGCTCTTCTCCGTGGACATCCTGAGGAACGTCACTGACACTTTCAAGAGGGCCACCTACGTGCCCTCGGCAGACGACGTGCAG CGCTTCTTCCAGGTGGTGAGCTTCATGGTGGACGCAGAGAACAAGGACAAGTGGGACGATGCGCAGCAG GTGTCCCCAGGCTCCGTGCACCTGCTGCGGGTCGTGGAGGACTTCATTCACCTGGTGGGCGACGCCCTCAAGGCCTTCCAGAGCTCTCTCATTGTCACCGACAACTTGG TGATCAGCATTCAGCGGGAGCCCATCTCGGCCGTGTCCAGTGATATCACGTTCCCCATGCGGGGCCGGCGCGGCATGAAGGACTGGGTGCGCCACTCGGAGGACCGGCTCTTCCTGCCCAGGGAGGTGCTCAGCCTGTCCCCCCCAGGGAAGCCCACGGCCACGGGGGCAGCCGGCAGCCCTGGTCGGGGCCGGGGCCCAGGCACGGTCCCCCCCGGCCCCGGGCACTCGCACCAGCGCCTCCTCCCCGCGGACCCTGAGGAGTCCTCCTCCTACTTTGTCATCGGTGCTGTCCTCTACCGCACCCTCGGCCTCATCCTGCCACCCCCCCG GCCCCCGCTGGCCGTCACTTCACGGGTTATGACAGTGACCGTCCGGCCGCCCACCCAGCCACCAGCCGAGCCCCTCATCACAGTGGAGCTGTCCTACATCATCAAT ggCACCACTGACCCCCACTGTGCCAGCTGGGACTACTCCAAAGC AGATGCGAGTGCGGGGGACTGGGACACCGAGAGCTGTCAGACCCTGGAGACGCAGGCGGCCCACACCCGCTGCCAGTGCCACCGCCCGTCCACCTTTGCCGTGCTGGCCCAGCCGCCCAAGGACCTG aCCCTAGAGCTGGCGGGCTCCCCCTCCGTCCCCCTGGTGATCGGCTGTGCTGTGTCTTGCATGGCGCTGCTCACCCTGCTCGCCATCTACGCTGCCTTCTGGAG GTTCATCAAGTCCGAGCGCTCCATCATCCTGCTGAACTTCTGCCTGTCCATCCTGGCCTCCAATATCCTGATCCTTGTGGGCCAGTCGCGGGTGCTGAGCAAG ggCGTCTGCACCATGACGGCCGCCTTCCTgcacttcttcttcctctcctccttctgctGGGTGCTCACCGAGGCCTGGCAGTCCTACCTGGCCGTCATCGGCCGGATGCGCACCCGCCTCGTTCGCAAGCGCTTCCTCTGTCTGGGCTGGG GTCTGCCTGCCTTGGTGGTGGCGGTGTCTGTCGGCTTTACCCGCACCAAAGGATACGGTACTGCTAGCTA ctgctGGCTCTCCCTGGAGGGCGGCCTGCTGTACGCCTTTGTGGGCCCTGCGGCGGTCATCGTGCTG GTGAATATGCTCATCGGGATCATCGTCTTCAACAAGCTCATGGCACGCGACGGCATCTCTGACAAGTCCAAGAAGCAGAGGGCTGG GTCGGAGCGGTGCCCCTGGGCCAGCCTGCTCCTCCCCTGCTCAGCGTGTGGAGTGGTCCCCAGCCCTCTGCTCAGCTCAGCCTCGGCCAGGAACGCCAT GGCCTCCCTCTGGAGCTCCTGCGTGGTGCTGCCCCTGCTGGCGCTCACCTGGATGTCCGCCGTCCTGGCCATGACCGACCGCCGCTCCGTCCTCTTCCAGGCGCTCTTCGCCGTCTTCAACTCTGCGCAGGGCTTTGTCATCACGGCCGTGCACTGCTTCCTGCGCCGAGAG gtTCAGGACGTGGTGAAATGCCAGATGGGCGTGTGCCGGGCCGATGAGAGTGAGGACTCCCCCGACTCGTGCAAGAATGGGCAGCTGCAGATCCTG tCAGACTTTGAAAAGGATGTGGATCTGGCGTGTCAGACAG ttctCTTCAAGGAGGTCAGCACTTGCAACCCGTCCACCATCACGGGCACGCTGTCCCGCCTGTCCCTGGACGAGGATGAGGAGCCCAAGTCCTGCCTCGTGGGGCCCGAGGGCAACCTCAGCTTCTCACCACTGCCTGGCAATATCCTGGTGCCCCTGGCAGCCTCTCCGGGGCTGGGGGAGCCGCCACCCCCGCAGGAAACCAACCCCGTGTACatgtgcggggaggggggcctgcGGCAACTCGACCTCACGTGGCTGCGGCCCACGGAGCCCGGCTCCGAGGGGGACTACATGGTGTTGCCCCGGCGGACTCTGAGCCTGCAGCCCGGCGCAGGGGCCGCGGGCCCCGAGGAGCCGCCGCCACGGGCACGGCCCGAGGGCACTCCCCGGAGAGCTGCCAAGACGCTGACCCACGCAGAAGCCTACCCCAGCTTCCTGTCTGCGGACCacccgggcctgggcctgggccccgcCTACGGGTCTCTGCAGAACCCCTACGGGATGACCTTCCAGCCGCCACCACCCACCCCAAGCCCCCGCCAAGTGCCCGAGCCGGGTGAGCGCAGCCGGACCATGCCGCGAACTGTGCCTGGCCCCACCATGAAGCTGGGCTCGCTGGAG CGGAAGAAGTTACGGTATTCGGACCTGGACTTTGAG AAGGTGATGCACACCCGGAAGCGGCACTCGGAACTCTACCACGAGCTCAACCAGAAGTTCCACACCTTCGACCGCTACCGCGGCCCGTCCACGGCCAAG CCCCTGTTGCAGAGGGAGAAACAGTGGACCGTGGCCTCAGGTGGGGCGGCCCAGCGGAGTGTGTCCGGC GAGAAACCCAGCCCGGGGGAGCGTCCCAGCCTGTCccagcagcggcggcagcagaGCTGGAGCACCTTCAAGTCCATGACCCTGGGCTCGCTGCCCCCCAAGCCCCGCGAGCGGCTGGCCCTGCACCGAGCAGCGGCCTGGGAGCCCGCAGAGCCCCCCGACAGCGACTTCCAGACAGAGGTGTGA
- the ADGRB2 gene encoding adhesion G protein-coupled receptor B2 isoform X8 has protein sequence MTPACPLLLSVILSLRLAAAFDPAPSACSALASGVLYGAFSLQDLFPTIASGCSWTLENPDPTKYSLYLRFNRQEQVCAHFAPRLLPLDHYLVNFTCLRPSPDEAVAQEGAEVGQPEEEEVAVGLELCGGSGPFTFLHFDKNFVQLCLSAEPSEAPRLLAPAALAFRFVEVLLINNNNSSQFTCGVLCRWSEECGRSAGRACGFAQPGCSCPGEAGAGAAAAATTTTTTPPGPPAAHTLSNALVPGGPAPPAEADLHSGSSNDLFTTEMRYGEEPEEEPKVKTQWPRSADEPGLYMAQTVHGVWEEWGSWSLCSRSCGRGSRSRMRTCVPPQHGGKACEGPELQTKLCSMAACPVEGQWLEWGPWGPCSASCANGTQQRSRKCSVAGPAWATCSGSVTDTRECSGLECPATDGKWGPWNSWSLCSKTCDTGWQRRFRMCQATGAQGHPCEGTGEEVKPCSEKRCPAFHEMCRDEHVMLMTWKKAAAGEIIYNKCPPNASGSASRRCLLSAQGVAYWGLPSFARCISHEYRYLYLSLREHLAKGQRMLAGEGMSQVVRSLQELLARRTYYSGDLLFSVDILRNVTDTFKRATYVPSADDVQRFFQVVSFMVDAENKDKWDDAQQVSPGSVHLLRVVEDFIHLVGDALKAFQSSLIVTDNLVISIQREPISAVSSDITFPMRGRRGMKDWVRHSEDRLFLPREVLSLSPPGKPTATGAAGSPGRGRGPGTVPPGPGHSHQRLLPADPEESSSYFVIGAVLYRTLGLILPPPRPPLAVTSRVMTVTVRPPTQPPAEPLITVELSYIINGTTDPHCASWDYSKADASAGDWDTESCQTLETQAAHTRCQCHRPSTFAVLAQPPKDLTLELAGSPSVPLVIGCAVSCMALLTLLAIYAAFWRFIKSERSIILLNFCLSILASNILILVGQSRVLSKGVCTMTAAFLHFFFLSSFCWVLTEAWQSYLAVIGRMRTRLVRKRFLCLGWGLPALVVAVSVGFTRTKGYGTASYCWLSLEGGLLYAFVGPAAVIVLVNMLIGIIVFNKLMARDGISDKSKKQRAGSERCPWASLLLPCSACGVVPSPLLSSASARNAMASLWSSCVVLPLLALTWMSAVLAMTDRRSVLFQALFAVFNSAQGFVITAVHCFLRREVQDVVKCQMGVCRADESEDSPDSCKNGQLQILSDFEKDVDLACQTVLFKEVSTCNPSTITGTLSRLSLDEDEEPKSCLVGPEGNLSFSPLPGNILVPLAASPGLGEPPPPQETNPVYMCGEGGLRQLDLTWLRPTEPGSEGDYMVLPRRTLSLQPGAGAAGPEEPPPRARPEGTPRRAAKTLTHAEAYPSFLSADHPGLGLGPAYGSLQNPYGMTFQPPPPTPSPRQVPEPGERSRTMPRTVPGPTMKLGSLERKKLRYSDLDFEKVMHTRKRHSELYHELNQKFHTFDRYRGPSTAKPLLQREKQWTVASGGAAQRSVSGEKPSPGERPSLSQQRRQQSWSTFKSMTLGSLPPKPRERLALHRAAAWEPAEPPDSDFQTEV, from the exons gagggggcagaggtggggcagccagaggaggaggaggtggccgTGGGCCTGGAGCTGTGCGGGGGCTCGGGCCCCTTCACCTTCCTGCACTTCGACAAGAACTTCGTGCAGCTGTGCCTGTCCGCCGAGCCCTCGGAGGCCCCGCGGCTCCTGGCGCCCGCGGCCCTGGCCTTCCGCTTCGTGGAGGTCCTgctcatcaacaacaacaactccAGCCAGTTCACCTGCGGGGTGCTCTGCCGCTGGAGCGAGGAGTGTGGCCGCTCCGCGGGCCGGGCCTGTGGCTTCGCCCAGCCTGGCTGCAGCTGCCCCGGAGAGGCCGGAGCCGGcgctgccgccgctgccaccaccaccaccaccacacctccAGGTCCGCCTGCGGCCCATACCCTGTCCAATGCCCTGGTGCCCGGGGGGCCAGCCCCACCTGCGGAGGCCGATTTGCACTCGGGGAGCAGCAATGACCTGTTCACCACCGAGATGAGATATG GTGAGGAGCCGGAAGAGGAACCGAAGGTGAAAACCCAGTGGCCAAGGTCTGCAGATGAGCCCGGGTTATACATGGCACAGACAG TTCACGGCGTGTGGGAGGAGTGGGGGTCCTGGAGCCTGTGCTCCCGCAGCTGCGGGCGGGGGTCCCGGAGCCGGATGCGAACCTGCGTGCCCCCCCAGCACGGCGGCAAGGCCTGCGAGGGTCCCGAGCTGCAGACTAAGCTCTGCAGTATGGCCGCCTGCCCGG TGGAAGGCCAGTGGCTAGAATGGGGTCCCTGGGGCCCGTGTTCTGCATCCTGTGCCAACGGTACCCAGCAGCGCAGCCGGAAATGCAGTGTGGCGGGCCCGGCCTGGGCCACGTGTTCCGGCTCCGTCACCGACACCCGTGAGTGCAGCGGCCTTGAGTGTCCAG CCACAGACGGCAAGTGGGGGCCATGGAACTCCTGGAGCCTGTGCTCCAAGACGTGCGACACCGGCTGGCAGCGCCGCTTCCGCATGTGCCAGGCCACGGGCGCGCAGGGCCACCCCTGCGAGGGTACGGGCGAGGAGGTGAAGCCCTGCAGTGAGAAGAGGTGTCCAG CCTTCCACGAGATGTGCAGGGACGAGCACGTGATGCTGATGACGTGGAAGAAGGCGGCTGCTGGCGAGATTATCTACAACAAGTGCCCCCCGAACGCCTCAG GGTCTGCCAGCCGCCGCTGCCTCCTCAGCGCCCAGGGAGTGGCATACTGGGGGCTGCCCAGCTTTGCCCGCTGCATCTCCCATGAGTACCGCTACCTGTATCTGTCC CTCCGGGAGCACCTGGCCAAGGGGCAGCGCATGCTGGCGGGGGAGGGCATGTCGCAGGTGGTGCGCAGTCTGCAGGAGCTGCTGGCCCGGCGCACCTACTACAGTGGGGACCTGCTCTTCTCCGTGGACATCCTGAGGAACGTCACTGACACTTTCAAGAGGGCCACCTACGTGCCCTCGGCAGACGACGTGCAG CGCTTCTTCCAGGTGGTGAGCTTCATGGTGGACGCAGAGAACAAGGACAAGTGGGACGATGCGCAGCAG GTGTCCCCAGGCTCCGTGCACCTGCTGCGGGTCGTGGAGGACTTCATTCACCTGGTGGGCGACGCCCTCAAGGCCTTCCAGAGCTCTCTCATTGTCACCGACAACTTGG TGATCAGCATTCAGCGGGAGCCCATCTCGGCCGTGTCCAGTGATATCACGTTCCCCATGCGGGGCCGGCGCGGCATGAAGGACTGGGTGCGCCACTCGGAGGACCGGCTCTTCCTGCCCAGGGAGGTGCTCAGCCTGTCCCCCCCAGGGAAGCCCACGGCCACGGGGGCAGCCGGCAGCCCTGGTCGGGGCCGGGGCCCAGGCACGGTCCCCCCCGGCCCCGGGCACTCGCACCAGCGCCTCCTCCCCGCGGACCCTGAGGAGTCCTCCTCCTACTTTGTCATCGGTGCTGTCCTCTACCGCACCCTCGGCCTCATCCTGCCACCCCCCCG GCCCCCGCTGGCCGTCACTTCACGGGTTATGACAGTGACCGTCCGGCCGCCCACCCAGCCACCAGCCGAGCCCCTCATCACAGTGGAGCTGTCCTACATCATCAAT ggCACCACTGACCCCCACTGTGCCAGCTGGGACTACTCCAAAGC AGATGCGAGTGCGGGGGACTGGGACACCGAGAGCTGTCAGACCCTGGAGACGCAGGCGGCCCACACCCGCTGCCAGTGCCACCGCCCGTCCACCTTTGCCGTGCTGGCCCAGCCGCCCAAGGACCTG aCCCTAGAGCTGGCGGGCTCCCCCTCCGTCCCCCTGGTGATCGGCTGTGCTGTGTCTTGCATGGCGCTGCTCACCCTGCTCGCCATCTACGCTGCCTTCTGGAG GTTCATCAAGTCCGAGCGCTCCATCATCCTGCTGAACTTCTGCCTGTCCATCCTGGCCTCCAATATCCTGATCCTTGTGGGCCAGTCGCGGGTGCTGAGCAAG ggCGTCTGCACCATGACGGCCGCCTTCCTgcacttcttcttcctctcctccttctgctGGGTGCTCACCGAGGCCTGGCAGTCCTACCTGGCCGTCATCGGCCGGATGCGCACCCGCCTCGTTCGCAAGCGCTTCCTCTGTCTGGGCTGGG GTCTGCCTGCCTTGGTGGTGGCGGTGTCTGTCGGCTTTACCCGCACCAAAGGATACGGTACTGCTAGCTA ctgctGGCTCTCCCTGGAGGGCGGCCTGCTGTACGCCTTTGTGGGCCCTGCGGCGGTCATCGTGCTG GTGAATATGCTCATCGGGATCATCGTCTTCAACAAGCTCATGGCACGCGACGGCATCTCTGACAAGTCCAAGAAGCAGAGGGCTGG GTCGGAGCGGTGCCCCTGGGCCAGCCTGCTCCTCCCCTGCTCAGCGTGTGGAGTGGTCCCCAGCCCTCTGCTCAGCTCAGCCTCGGCCAGGAACGCCAT GGCCTCCCTCTGGAGCTCCTGCGTGGTGCTGCCCCTGCTGGCGCTCACCTGGATGTCCGCCGTCCTGGCCATGACCGACCGCCGCTCCGTCCTCTTCCAGGCGCTCTTCGCCGTCTTCAACTCTGCGCAGGGCTTTGTCATCACGGCCGTGCACTGCTTCCTGCGCCGAGAG gtTCAGGACGTGGTGAAATGCCAGATGGGCGTGTGCCGGGCCGATGAGAGTGAGGACTCCCCCGACTCGTGCAAGAATGGGCAGCTGCAGATCCTG tCAGACTTTGAAAAGGATGTGGATCTGGCGTGTCAGACAG ttctCTTCAAGGAGGTCAGCACTTGCAACCCGTCCACCATCACGGGCACGCTGTCCCGCCTGTCCCTGGACGAGGATGAGGAGCCCAAGTCCTGCCTCGTGGGGCCCGAGGGCAACCTCAGCTTCTCACCACTGCCTGGCAATATCCTGGTGCCCCTGGCAGCCTCTCCGGGGCTGGGGGAGCCGCCACCCCCGCAGGAAACCAACCCCGTGTACatgtgcggggaggggggcctgcGGCAACTCGACCTCACGTGGCTGCGGCCCACGGAGCCCGGCTCCGAGGGGGACTACATGGTGTTGCCCCGGCGGACTCTGAGCCTGCAGCCCGGCGCAGGGGCCGCGGGCCCCGAGGAGCCGCCGCCACGGGCACGGCCCGAGGGCACTCCCCGGAGAGCTGCCAAGACGCTGACCCACGCAGAAGCCTACCCCAGCTTCCTGTCTGCGGACCacccgggcctgggcctgggccccgcCTACGGGTCTCTGCAGAACCCCTACGGGATGACCTTCCAGCCGCCACCACCCACCCCAAGCCCCCGCCAAGTGCCCGAGCCGGGTGAGCGCAGCCGGACCATGCCGCGAACTGTGCCTGGCCCCACCATGAAGCTGGGCTCGCTGGAG CGGAAGAAGTTACGGTATTCGGACCTGGACTTTGAG AAGGTGATGCACACCCGGAAGCGGCACTCGGAACTCTACCACGAGCTCAACCAGAAGTTCCACACCTTCGACCGCTACCGCGGCCCGTCCACGGCCAAG CCCCTGTTGCAGAGGGAGAAACAGTGGACCGTGGCCTCAGGTGGGGCGGCCCAGCGGAGTGTGTCCGGC GAGAAACCCAGCCCGGGGGAGCGTCCCAGCCTGTCccagcagcggcggcagcagaGCTGGAGCACCTTCAAGTCCATGACCCTGGGCTCGCTGCCCCCCAAGCCCCGCGAGCGGCTGGCCCTGCACCGAGCAGCGGCCTGGGAGCCCGCAGAGCCCCCCGACAGCGACTTCCAGACAGAGGTGTGA